In a genomic window of Tripterygium wilfordii isolate XIE 37 chromosome 8, ASM1340144v1, whole genome shotgun sequence:
- the LOC120003978 gene encoding receptor-like serine/threonine-protein kinase At4g25390, translating into MPFRPVPPTPPGPPPPLIVHQVTLSPAPSPTEFPHHRQGVLPPLAAACSFLFFVLRCFRKVRRERTAPSDAKPPHRFSYSSLRHATNSFSSSNILGQGGFGSVFRGTLPNRLEVAVKVMDSGSLQGEREFQNELFFASKVDSPHVVSVLGFSSDRKRRRMLLVYELVQNGNLQDALLHRKCAELMEWKKRFSITIDIAKGIEYLHNLNPPVIHGDIKPSNVLLDRQFSAKIADFGLARLKSENQYEITVDESDGGKVNDVLEVAKKAELESNGGGALEDYGSVVEDTESITTGFEEFSLGVGQSPEGFSGDPTSPETLDAVTASPETVGIVPSPGRNSFDGASVESVNELGTGAEKSNKGMSKGVSAKDWWWKQENGTSENGKVKDYVMEWIGTEIKKERPKSDWIGASSSSNVATGKLEKKKNKRHKQRFDWWLSLDEDSKIATKNLKKENIRPAREWWKEEYCGELERKKKKKKEGVVSDNNGEEDWWPRAEELYVGRKKKNRSSSRGSIDWWLDGLSGEFLKGRGNSRDSISGEIPNSGGISSTPSMRGTICYVAPEYGGGDNISEKCDVYSFGVLLLVLIAGRRPLQVAGSPKSEFQRANLISWARLLARTGKLLDLVDKNVQSLDREQAHLCITIALLCLQKSPARRPSMKDVVGMLSGDTELPQLPTHFSPSPRSRLTFKSNKKAG; encoded by the coding sequence ATGCCATTTCGCCCGGTCCCACCAACACCCCCGGGGCCGCCTCCACCATTGATCGTTCACCAAGTCACACTCTCCCCTGCGCCCTCCCCCACAGAATTCCCACACCACCGCCAAGGCGTCCTACCACCACTCGCCGCCGCCTGCTCCTTCCTATTCTTTGTCCTTCGCTGCTTCCGAAAAGTTCGGCGGGAGCGCACCGCTCCCTCCGACGCCAAGCCACCACATCGATTCTCCTACTCTTCTCTTCGTCATGCCACCAATTCTTTTTCGTCTTCTAACATCCTCGGCCAGGGAGGCTTTGGCTCCGTCTTCCGAGGCACCCTGCCTAACCGCCTGGAAGTTGCTGTGAAGGTCATGGATTCCGGTTCCCTCCAGGGAGAGCGAGAGTTTCAAAACGAGCTCTTCTTCGCCTCCAAGGTCGACTCTCCCCATGTTGTTTCCGTCCTTGGATTCTCCTCCGACAGGAAGCGCCGCAGAATGCTTTTGGTATATGAACTTGTACAAAATGGAAACTTACAAGACGCGTTGTTACACAGAAAGTGTGCGGAGCTGATGGAGTGGAAGAAAAGGTTTTCGATTACAATTGATATTGCGAAGGGGATTGAGTATTTACATAATTTGAACCCGCCGGTTATTCACGGAGACATCAAGCCCAGTAACGTACTGTTGGATCGGCAATTCTCCGCGAAGATTGCAGATTTTGGTTTGGCGCGGTTGAAATCAGAGAATCAATATGAAATTACAGTGGACGAGAGTGACGGGGGGAAAGTGAACGATGTATTAGAGGTGGCAAAGAAGGCAGAGCTGGAGAGCAACGGGGGTGGTGCATTAGAGGATTATGGATCTGTAGTGGAGGATACAGAGAGTATAACAACGGGGTTCGAGGAATTCAGTCTGGGAGTAGGTCAGTCCCCGGAGGGCTTCTCTGGAGATCCAACATCGCCGGAGACCCTAGATGCTGTAACTGCCTCACCAGAGACAGTTGGCATAGTGCCATCTCCGGGGAGAAATAGTTTTGATGGTGCCAGTGTTGAGAGTGTTAATGAATTAGGTACTGGAGCTGAAAAGAGCAATAAAGGGATGAGCAAGGGTGTTTCAGCGAAAGACTGGTGGTGGAAGCAAGAGAATGGGACTTCagagaatggaaaagtaaaggATTATGTTATGGAATGGATAGGAACAGAAATTAAGAAAGAGAGACCGAAGAGTGATTGGATTGGAGCTTCTTCGTCAAGTAATGTTGCAACTGGgaaattggagaagaagaagaataagaggcATAAACAGCGATTTGATTGGTGGCTTTCATTAGATGAGGACAGCAAGATTGCCACGAAAAACTTGAAGAAGGAGAATATAAGACCTGCAAGAGAGTGGTGGAAGGAGGAATACTGCGGGGAGCttgaaaggaagaagaagaaaaagaaggaagggGTAGTCAGTGACAACAATGGCGAAGAAGATTGGTGGCCAAGAGCTGAGGAATTGTATGTCggtagaaagaagaagaataggaGTAGTAGTCGTGGTAGTATAGATTGGTGGTTGGATGGGCTTAGTGGAGAGTTTCTGAAAGGTCGAGGCAATAGCCGTGATTCTATCAGTGGAGAGATTCCTAATAGTGGTGGCATTAGTAGTACACCGAGTATGAGAGGCACCATTTGTTATGTTGCTCCTGAATATGGTGGAGGGGATAATATATCTGAGAAGTGTGATGTTTATAGCTTTGGTGTGTTGTTGCTGGTTCTCATTGCCGGGAGGCGGCCCCTTCAGGTGGCAGGCTCGCCCAAGTCTGAATTCCAGCGTGCCAATCTGATATCATGGGCACGCCTTCTTGCGCGCACTGGGAAGCTTCTTGATTTGGTTGATAAGAATGTTCAGTCATTGGATCGAGAACAAGCTCATCTTTGCATCACAATTGCTCTGCTTTGTCTGCAGAAGTCACCTGCTCGTCGCCCCTCAATGAAAGATGTGGTTGGAATGCTTTCTGGGGACACAGAGCTGCCCCAACTACCAACTCATTTTTCCCCTTCGCCACGGTCACGCCTTACATTCAAATCAAACAAGAAGGCTGGGTGA